In Meleagris gallopavo isolate NT-WF06-2002-E0010 breed Aviagen turkey brand Nicholas breeding stock unplaced genomic scaffold, Turkey_5.1 ChrUn_random_7180001881242, whole genome shotgun sequence, the following are encoded in one genomic region:
- the LOC104916295 gene encoding glycine-rich cell wall structural protein 1.0-like, with protein MRPSAARRLQDGCWGRCCGGVPRKWRPPWGGGGGGGSMGENGGGGEGAEIGAVGGSVRAEGGGGGGSGGRGAGAAMLGGKRR; from the exons ATGAGGCCCAGTGCTGCGAGGCGGCTACAG GACGGGTGCTGGGGTCGGTGCTGCGGGGGGGTCCCGAGGAAGTGGCGGCCGCCGTGGGGCGGCGGAGGCGGCGGCGGCTCAATGGGGGAAAATGGCGGCGGAGGAGAGGGCGCTGAGATTGGAGCG GTTGGCGGAAGTGTTAGAGCGGAAGGCGGAGGTGGTGGCGGAAGTGGAGGCCGTGGCGCTGGGGCGGCCATGTTGGGTGGGAAGC